In a single window of the Litorilituus sediminis genome:
- a CDS encoding bifunctional diguanylate cyclase/phosphodiesterase, whose product MQASENSNDDFLFIDDSDEDETLAHGSNDTWQVLIVDDDPEIHSVTQLALSDLIVLGRRLEYLHAYSGNDACQLIEENPDIVLVLLDVVMETDDAGLNVVKHIRENLQRQDIRIVLRTGQPGYAPEESVIKEYDINDYKTKTELTRRKLVTTVFAAIRSYQQIATVNENRLGLEKIVSGATELSSQHSLTAFCHGVLSQLTTLISDDIRSVFCARGQGIIENADDLSFYMLAESGFSPSVVGQKLDSLKNEHASKLVKTAFLQQQHQIQDDSLALYFAKGDYRAVIYVELAKALTETQTQLLDVFLTGVAVGYENVHLFLKLSNAAYKDWLTSLPNRLEFLRLLDDFSQNNDEHTVAALIDINHFSDINDALGQDIGNQLLSAVAKRMVSMGGNCKFARVGADVFGVLGPEEIVNPENLMSLFHQPFTAGEQHLPINACFGLCTKEHAESTGVKVLNQINIALNLAKKNRLEHFAFYNPEMEDQMQWRLNMIRQLRNDFAANCLELWYQPQLSLDTGKVIGAEALLRWRTSDGNYVSPAVFIPLAEYSGLIIEIGDWVVAQACQQLKRLEQDFADISISVNVSIPQFRRDDFVDTVIDTMKSHQIRPSKLELEITENILMDDPQLVVDALIKLKAEGISIALDDFGTGYSSLSYLQKLPLDRLKVDRAFVTDIHKEGQSVLAETIINLGKKMNLKIIAEGIEEIEQQERLIELGCDEVQGFYYAKPMPEADFVAFLKQNH is encoded by the coding sequence ATGCAAGCATCAGAAAATTCAAATGATGATTTTTTATTTATCGATGATAGTGATGAAGATGAAACGCTAGCTCATGGCAGTAATGATACATGGCAAGTGTTGATTGTTGATGACGACCCAGAAATCCATTCCGTAACACAATTAGCGTTATCAGACCTTATTGTACTCGGTCGACGTTTAGAGTATTTGCACGCCTATTCAGGTAATGATGCCTGCCAATTAATTGAAGAGAACCCAGACATAGTTTTAGTATTGCTTGATGTCGTTATGGAAACTGACGATGCGGGTTTAAATGTGGTGAAACACATTAGAGAAAATCTTCAACGACAAGATATTCGTATTGTGTTAAGAACCGGCCAGCCGGGTTATGCGCCAGAAGAGAGCGTGATAAAAGAATACGACATTAATGATTACAAAACTAAAACTGAGTTAACGCGTCGTAAGTTAGTGACTACAGTTTTTGCTGCTATTCGTTCTTACCAACAAATTGCTACGGTAAATGAAAACCGTTTAGGCTTAGAAAAAATTGTCTCGGGTGCAACTGAGCTTTCCTCTCAACATTCATTAACAGCATTTTGCCATGGCGTATTATCACAATTAACTACGTTGATTTCTGATGATATTCGCAGTGTTTTTTGTGCCAGAGGGCAAGGGATAATAGAAAATGCGGATGATCTAAGCTTTTATATGCTCGCAGAAAGTGGTTTTTCACCAAGCGTGGTCGGTCAAAAGCTAGATAGTCTAAAAAATGAACATGCAAGTAAATTAGTTAAAACTGCTTTTCTACAACAGCAACACCAAATACAAGATGATAGCTTAGCTTTATATTTCGCTAAGGGTGATTATCGCGCTGTTATTTACGTAGAGTTAGCAAAAGCGCTAACAGAAACACAAACTCAATTACTTGATGTGTTTTTAACTGGCGTTGCTGTTGGCTATGAGAATGTTCACTTATTCTTAAAATTAAGCAATGCAGCATATAAAGATTGGTTAACAAGTTTACCTAATCGTTTAGAGTTTTTGCGCTTACTAGATGATTTTTCCCAAAACAATGACGAGCATACGGTTGCTGCATTAATTGATATTAATCATTTCAGTGATATTAATGATGCCTTAGGGCAAGATATAGGTAATCAATTATTATCAGCCGTGGCTAAGCGCATGGTCAGCATGGGAGGTAACTGTAAGTTTGCCCGTGTCGGCGCTGATGTTTTTGGCGTGCTCGGGCCGGAAGAAATTGTTAACCCTGAAAATTTGATGTCATTATTTCATCAGCCATTTACAGCTGGTGAGCAACATCTACCTATCAATGCCTGTTTTGGCTTATGTACCAAAGAACATGCCGAAAGCACAGGAGTAAAAGTACTAAACCAAATCAATATTGCTTTAAACTTAGCGAAGAAAAATCGCTTAGAGCACTTTGCTTTTTATAATCCAGAAATGGAAGATCAAATGCAGTGGCGATTAAATATGATCCGTCAATTGCGTAATGATTTTGCTGCTAATTGCTTAGAGCTTTGGTATCAGCCACAGCTAAGTTTGGATACGGGTAAAGTTATTGGTGCTGAGGCCTTGCTTCGTTGGCGTACCAGTGATGGTAATTATGTTTCGCCAGCAGTGTTTATCCCGCTTGCTGAATATTCAGGCTTAATTATTGAAATAGGCGACTGGGTTGTTGCGCAAGCATGTCAGCAATTAAAGCGTTTAGAGCAAGATTTTGCTGATATAAGTATTTCCGTTAATGTATCTATCCCTCAATTTAGACGTGATGATTTTGTTGATACTGTAATTGACACAATGAAGTCTCATCAAATTAGACCAAGTAAATTAGAGTTAGAAATCACTGAAAATATCTTAATGGATGATCCTCAATTAGTGGTAGATGCCTTAATTAAGTTAAAAGCAGAAGGAATTAGCATAGCCTTAGATGACTTTGGTACCGGATATTCATCATTAAGCTACCTACAAAAACTGCCATTGGATCGTTTGAAGGTTGATCGCGCTTTTGTCACAGACATTCATAAAGAAGGCCAGTCAGTTTTAGCAGAAACCATCATTAACCTAGGCAAGAAAATGAACCTTAAAATTATTGCCGAAGGTATTGAAGAGATAGAGCAGCAGGAAAGATTAATTGAACTTGGCTGTGATGAAGTTCAAGGTTTTTACTACGCTAAACCTATGCCAGAAGCAGACTTTGTTGCTTTTTTAAAACAAAATCATTAA
- a CDS encoding TIGR03899 family protein, translating into MTKDKMPIATSSSTDSNLTTTPAKESDKHHKSSDSNTSQQFLKLTKLFAVDGALLPPEKQMPIEDRCEKRARLLHLRKQQNIESIMQKTLAYCASSEVKQRTDQDWFSRYINLAEGISNTTMQDLWAKILAGELAKPGSFSFKALQVFRDMSIFDAKLFAKACSLAVQDQSKRNIRIFSGSYQQPGLLNWFSKDRIQGINLSHYGLNYADLLALAENHLIYMQESELSLSNTQDKLTLNYNGLPLKLTARKANTNIQFYKFTPIGTELAQLISDKPNEDFFNNINDVLSKHFHVTN; encoded by the coding sequence ATGACTAAAGATAAAATGCCAATTGCGACTTCAAGTAGCACTGACAGTAACTTAACCACAACACCAGCTAAAGAGTCTGATAAACATCACAAATCCAGTGACAGTAATACCAGCCAACAATTTCTCAAATTAACCAAATTATTTGCTGTCGATGGTGCTTTATTGCCCCCGGAAAAACAGATGCCAATCGAAGATCGCTGTGAGAAAAGAGCACGACTTCTGCATTTACGAAAACAGCAAAATATTGAAAGTATCATGCAAAAAACACTTGCCTACTGTGCAAGTTCAGAAGTAAAACAACGTACAGATCAAGATTGGTTTAGCCGCTACATTAACCTCGCTGAAGGCATTAGTAATACCACGATGCAAGATTTATGGGCGAAAATACTTGCAGGTGAACTAGCCAAGCCGGGTTCCTTTTCCTTTAAGGCGTTACAAGTCTTTAGGGATATGAGCATCTTTGATGCCAAGCTTTTTGCTAAAGCCTGCTCATTGGCAGTACAAGATCAAAGTAAACGTAATATTAGAATTTTCTCAGGCAGCTACCAACAACCCGGGCTACTCAACTGGTTTTCCAAAGACCGAATTCAAGGTATAAACCTCAGTCACTATGGCCTTAACTATGCTGACTTACTGGCACTAGCTGAAAACCATTTAATTTATATGCAGGAAAGCGAGCTATCTTTGAGTAACACCCAAGATAAACTCACGCTAAATTATAACGGCTTACCATTGAAGTTAACTGCTCGCAAAGCCAATACTAACATTCAGTTTTATAAATTCACCCCAATAGGCACTGAATTAGCACAGCTTATTTCTGATAAACCAAATGAAGACTTTTTTAATAATATAAATGACGTGTTAAGCAAACACTTTCATGTGACTAACTAA
- a CDS encoding phosphoadenylyl-sulfate reductase translates to MINANSSTVKPAINNRFPASLPEPWLNQWNELLEKQTATQRIEWAMENLPSQFVLSSSFGIQSAVMLHMMTQVDSNIPVILTDTGHLFPETYRFIDQLTDKLNLNLQVYSAKESAAWQIAKYGEQWAQGDEALKQYNRRNKVEPLERGLSELNAGTWFSGVRRQQSDHRQGLSVVSILRGRFKVHPIIDWHNKDVHQYLTKHNLPYHPLWDEGYVSVGDVHSTRPLTLGMDESETRFGGGQRECGLHTDGDGI, encoded by the coding sequence ATGATTAATGCGAATAGTTCCACAGTGAAGCCGGCGATTAATAATCGTTTTCCTGCATCATTACCAGAGCCGTGGTTAAACCAGTGGAATGAGTTACTGGAAAAACAAACTGCGACTCAGCGCATTGAGTGGGCAATGGAAAACTTGCCTTCACAGTTTGTTTTATCATCAAGCTTTGGTATTCAATCTGCGGTTATGCTGCATATGATGACGCAGGTTGATAGTAATATTCCGGTTATTTTAACCGATACAGGCCACTTATTTCCTGAAACCTATCGCTTTATTGATCAGTTGACCGATAAGTTGAACTTGAATTTACAGGTTTATAGTGCAAAAGAAAGTGCTGCATGGCAAATAGCTAAATATGGTGAGCAATGGGCGCAAGGTGATGAAGCCCTTAAGCAATATAATCGCCGTAATAAAGTTGAGCCGTTAGAGCGAGGCTTGTCTGAGCTGAATGCCGGTACTTGGTTCTCAGGCGTGCGTCGTCAACAGTCTGATCACCGACAAGGTTTGTCTGTGGTGAGTATTTTACGCGGTCGCTTTAAGGTGCATCCAATTATTGATTGGCATAACAAAGATGTGCATCAGTACTTAACTAAGCATAACTTGCCATATCATCCGTTGTGGGATGAAGGTTATGTTTCTGTAGGTGATGTACACAGTACCAGACCACTTACTTTAGGTATGGATGAGAGTGAAACACGTTTTGGTGGTGGTCAACGAGAATGTGGCTTACACACTGATGGTGATGGTATTTAG
- the cysI gene encoding assimilatory sulfite reductase (NADPH) hemoprotein subunit, translating into MTDSTQANGPLIVEGKLADNERLKGESNFLRGTIEQDLSDAVTGGFNGDNFQLIRFHGMYQQDDRDIRAERTKQKLEPLHNVMLRARMPGGIIKPEQWLAIDKFAADKTMYGSIRLTTRQTFQFHGVLKPNIKLMHQTLNSIGIDSIATAGDVNRNVLCTTNPVESELHQEAYEWATKISEHLLPKTRAYAEIWLDGEKLEGPNGEATEEPILGSNYLPRKFKTTVVIPPQNDVDVHANDLNFVAIADNGKLVGFNVLVGGGLAMTHGDKSTYPRRADDLGFVPLENTLDVAAAVVTTQRDWGNRVNRKNAKTKYTLDRVGTDVFKAEVEKRAGITFAESRPYEFTGRGDRIGWVEGFDGKHHLALFIENGRLLDYPGKPLKTGVAEIAKVHKGDFRMTANQNLIVAGVAPEDKAQIEEIARAHGLMDDGISKQRQDSMACVAFPTCPLAMAEAERYLPGLVDEVEGILAKHDLADDSIILRVTGCPNGCGRAMLAEIGLVGKGPGKYNMHLGGNLAGTRVPKMYKEGLGEQEILTEIDTLVARWASERETNEAFGDFVIRAGIIAEVKVSKRDFHD; encoded by the coding sequence ATGACAGACTCAACTCAAGCAAATGGCCCATTAATTGTTGAGGGTAAGCTGGCTGATAACGAGCGTTTAAAAGGTGAAAGTAACTTTTTACGTGGCACAATTGAGCAAGACTTATCTGATGCCGTTACTGGCGGATTTAATGGTGATAACTTTCAGCTGATCCGTTTTCACGGTATGTATCAACAAGATGACCGTGATATTCGAGCAGAGCGTACTAAGCAAAAATTAGAACCTTTGCATAATGTTATGTTACGTGCTCGCATGCCTGGCGGTATTATCAAGCCTGAGCAGTGGTTAGCTATTGATAAGTTTGCAGCAGACAAAACCATGTATGGCAGTATTCGTTTAACGACGCGTCAAACATTTCAGTTTCACGGGGTTTTAAAGCCAAACATTAAGTTAATGCATCAAACGCTAAATAGCATAGGTATTGATTCTATTGCCACGGCAGGTGATGTAAACCGAAATGTGTTATGTACCACTAACCCAGTAGAGTCTGAGTTACATCAAGAAGCCTATGAATGGGCGACAAAAATCAGTGAGCATTTATTACCGAAAACCCGTGCTTACGCCGAGATTTGGTTAGATGGTGAAAAACTAGAAGGCCCTAACGGTGAAGCAACTGAAGAGCCTATTTTAGGTAGTAACTATTTACCGCGTAAATTTAAAACCACGGTAGTTATTCCACCACAAAATGACGTGGATGTGCATGCCAATGACTTAAACTTTGTTGCCATTGCTGATAATGGCAAGTTAGTTGGTTTTAACGTGCTGGTTGGTGGTGGCTTAGCCATGACCCATGGTGATAAGTCAACTTATCCTCGTCGTGCTGATGATTTAGGTTTTGTTCCGCTTGAAAACACGTTAGATGTAGCCGCTGCTGTTGTTACAACACAACGCGACTGGGGTAACCGTGTAAATCGTAAAAATGCCAAAACCAAGTATACCTTAGATCGTGTTGGTACTGATGTATTTAAAGCAGAAGTAGAAAAGCGCGCAGGTATTACATTTGCAGAAAGTCGCCCGTATGAATTTACAGGACGTGGTGATCGCATAGGTTGGGTTGAAGGTTTTGATGGTAAGCACCACTTAGCGCTATTTATTGAAAATGGTCGTTTATTAGATTATCCAGGTAAGCCATTAAAAACAGGCGTTGCTGAAATTGCTAAGGTACATAAAGGTGATTTTCGCATGACAGCGAACCAGAACTTAATTGTTGCTGGCGTCGCTCCTGAAGATAAGGCGCAAATTGAAGAAATTGCTCGTGCTCATGGTTTAATGGATGACGGTATTTCTAAGCAGCGCCAAGACTCTATGGCTTGTGTGGCATTTCCAACGTGTCCGTTAGCTATGGCAGAAGCTGAGCGTTACTTGCCTGGTTTGGTAGATGAGGTTGAAGGTATTTTAGCCAAGCATGATTTGGCTGATGACAGCATTATTCTACGTGTTACTGGCTGTCCAAATGGTTGTGGTCGCGCTATGTTGGCGGAAATCGGCTTAGTTGGTAAAGGACCTGGTAAATACAATATGCATTTAGGCGGTAACTTAGCGGGAACGCGTGTGCCGAAAATGTATAAAGAAGGTTTAGGTGAACAAGAAATTCTGACAGAAATAGATACTTTAGTTGCTCGTTGGGCAAGTGAGCGTGAAACAAATGAAGCTTTCGGTGATTTTGTCATTCGTGCTGGCATTATTGCTGAAGTAAAAGTCAGTAAGCGAGACTTTCATGATTAA
- a CDS encoding assimilatory sulfite reductase (NADPH) flavoprotein subunit: MLPEQHLKNQTNSNGASALDASQLAQLQQATANLSSLQLAWASGYLAAKSEQGQNAQLAPASAAVAVAKTLTILYASQTGNAKGVASQLAEVAKAAGITVNLKNVADYKAKSLKSETHLLIVASTNGEGEPPDDAIEFHEFLLGKKAPKLPELRYSVLALGDSSYEFFCQTGKDFDERLKALGAQQVAPRVDCDVDYDEQSQEWSLTIVESLKDELTQAAEGLAPVIDLPVTAGAASQYTKQNPFAAEFLLSQKITGRDSAKDVRHIEIDLDGSGLTYQAGDALGVWFENDAQLVDELIAALSLNGDDKVTVKVASESQELTLKQALVEQLEITQTAPAFIEYWANLSQDKALLAVAEDKNSAREYAANHQIVDVVKAAPAKLSAQAFVDSLRKLTPRLYSIASSQAEVEEEVHLTVGVVQYQQDDNTRTGGASGFLSHRLEEGQKVRVFVEHNDNFRLPENGDTPVIMVGPGTGVAPFRAFMQQRDAQEAQGDNWLFFGDQTFTQDFLYQVEWQGYLKSGLLTRIDLAFSRDQAEKIYVQDRLREHAAEVFAWLERGAHFYICGDMSRMAKDVEAALLDIIAEQGQLDESQAQDYLKDLRNAKRYQKDVY, from the coding sequence ATGTTGCCAGAGCAGCACTTAAAAAATCAAACTAATTCAAATGGTGCTAGCGCCTTAGATGCTAGCCAATTAGCTCAGCTTCAACAAGCTACAGCTAATCTTTCGTCTTTACAGCTAGCTTGGGCTAGCGGTTATTTAGCAGCAAAAAGTGAGCAAGGTCAAAATGCTCAATTAGCGCCTGCTAGCGCAGCTGTGGCCGTTGCTAAAACATTAACCATTTTATATGCCTCACAAACGGGCAATGCTAAAGGTGTTGCTAGTCAGTTGGCTGAAGTAGCCAAAGCTGCTGGTATCACAGTTAATCTTAAAAATGTCGCTGACTATAAAGCTAAATCATTAAAGTCTGAAACGCACTTGCTTATTGTTGCCAGTACCAATGGTGAAGGCGAGCCGCCTGATGATGCCATTGAATTCCATGAATTCTTACTAGGTAAAAAAGCGCCTAAGTTACCTGAATTACGCTATAGCGTATTAGCTTTAGGTGATAGTAGCTATGAGTTTTTCTGCCAAACAGGTAAAGACTTTGATGAAAGGCTAAAAGCGTTAGGTGCACAGCAAGTTGCTCCTCGTGTAGATTGCGATGTTGATTATGATGAGCAAAGCCAAGAATGGAGCTTGACGATTGTTGAATCATTGAAAGATGAGTTAACGCAAGCTGCTGAAGGTTTAGCTCCGGTAATTGATTTACCGGTAACAGCGGGCGCAGCAAGCCAATACACTAAACAAAACCCATTTGCAGCTGAGTTTTTACTCAGTCAGAAAATCACGGGTCGTGATTCAGCGAAAGATGTACGTCATATTGAAATTGATTTAGATGGCTCAGGCTTAACTTATCAAGCAGGTGATGCTTTAGGTGTTTGGTTTGAAAATGATGCTCAGCTTGTTGATGAATTAATTGCTGCTTTATCACTTAACGGTGATGACAAAGTAACAGTGAAAGTAGCCAGCGAAAGCCAAGAGTTGACCTTAAAGCAAGCCTTAGTTGAGCAGTTAGAAATTACTCAAACAGCACCAGCGTTTATCGAATACTGGGCGAATTTAAGTCAAGACAAAGCCTTGTTAGCGGTAGCTGAAGATAAAAATTCAGCGCGTGAATATGCGGCTAACCACCAAATTGTTGATGTAGTTAAAGCGGCTCCAGCCAAGCTTAGCGCGCAAGCGTTTGTTGATAGCTTACGTAAACTTACGCCACGCTTATATTCAATTGCGTCTTCACAAGCAGAAGTTGAAGAAGAAGTGCACTTAACTGTGGGTGTTGTTCAATATCAACAAGACGATAATACTCGCACTGGTGGTGCCTCAGGCTTCTTAAGTCATCGACTAGAAGAAGGTCAGAAGGTTCGTGTCTTTGTTGAGCATAATGATAATTTCCGTTTACCTGAAAATGGTGATACGCCGGTTATTATGGTTGGCCCAGGTACAGGTGTTGCGCCATTTAGAGCCTTTATGCAGCAGCGTGATGCACAAGAAGCACAAGGCGATAACTGGTTGTTCTTTGGCGATCAAACCTTTACCCAAGACTTTTTATATCAGGTTGAGTGGCAAGGCTATTTAAAATCAGGCTTATTAACACGTATAGATTTAGCTTTCTCACGTGATCAAGCAGAAAAAATCTACGTACAAGACCGTTTACGTGAACATGCCGCAGAAGTGTTTGCTTGGTTAGAGCGTGGCGCACATTTCTACATTTGTGGTGATATGAGCCGAATGGCAAAAGATGTTGAAGCGGCATTGCTTGATATTATTGCTGAGCAAGGCCAGTTAGATGAAAGCCAAGCACAAGATTATTTAAAAGATTTACGTAACGCTAAGCGTTATCAGAAGGATGTATACTAA
- a CDS encoding lytic transglycosylase domain-containing protein, translating to MYQCKYRLARLFFMAILTLACAFAGAETTVYKYRSKSGVTSFSDIEPIGLDYQQIRFDCYACQIDSLVNWRNTKLYLSEYSKAIHQASSQHQIDPALVRAIIHAESHFNAKAISKQGAQGLMQLMPETAAWLGVKNPLVAKQNIQGGVKHLARLVKKYRGNISLASAAYNAGETTIKKYGGIPPYPETQVYVERVEILLKRYQQEYEKSGYTSS from the coding sequence TTGTATCAATGTAAATATCGCCTAGCGCGATTATTTTTTATGGCGATTTTAACACTTGCTTGTGCTTTCGCAGGAGCAGAAACTACCGTTTATAAATATCGCTCTAAATCTGGTGTGACATCTTTTTCTGATATTGAGCCAATCGGTTTAGACTACCAACAAATTCGATTTGATTGCTATGCCTGCCAAATCGACTCATTAGTTAACTGGCGAAACACTAAGTTATATTTATCTGAATATAGCAAGGCAATACATCAAGCATCTAGTCAACATCAAATAGATCCTGCCTTAGTACGCGCAATCATTCATGCTGAGTCTCATTTCAATGCTAAGGCTATTTCTAAACAAGGCGCACAGGGTTTGATGCAATTAATGCCTGAAACTGCGGCTTGGCTTGGCGTTAAAAACCCGTTAGTTGCCAAGCAAAATATTCAAGGGGGCGTTAAGCACTTAGCTAGGCTAGTAAAAAAATATCGCGGTAATATTTCATTAGCTTCTGCCGCTTATAATGCTGGGGAAACAACCATAAAGAAATATGGCGGCATTCCACCCTATCCTGAAACACAAGTCTATGTTGAAAGAGTGGAAATTTTATTGAAAAGGTATCAGCAAGAATATGAAAAATCTGGTTATACAAGCAGTTAA
- a CDS encoding TIGR04219 family outer membrane beta-barrel protein — protein sequence MMKKTVLAASLALLTSIPAQADTLLGLYIGGQMWANNAKGSFGEGEIDQSVFNFEDEYQGSFYVAFEHPIPLIPNAKIASTTLDTVGGTTLTSSFTFNGQTYTANTDLDTTLEASYIDYTLYYELFDNDLLTFDFGITGRDLDSYIHVIEPATKIDSDLSASGIIPMVYLSTIVGLPFTGFNFFAEGNFISYDDQTVYDVQAGVSYELLDNLAVDLDLTLGYRTVKLELNDLDDFYSDLTFDGVFVGAILHF from the coding sequence ATGATGAAAAAAACAGTTTTAGCGGCAAGTTTAGCGCTACTGACAAGCATACCTGCTCAAGCAGATACGCTTTTAGGCTTATATATTGGTGGCCAAATGTGGGCTAACAACGCTAAAGGTAGTTTTGGTGAAGGAGAAATTGATCAATCGGTTTTTAACTTTGAAGATGAATATCAAGGCAGTTTTTATGTTGCTTTTGAGCATCCGATTCCGTTAATTCCTAACGCAAAAATTGCTTCAACTACGTTAGATACGGTAGGCGGTACTACCTTAACAAGTAGCTTTACCTTTAATGGTCAAACTTATACCGCTAATACTGACTTAGATACTACCCTTGAAGCAAGCTATATTGATTACACCTTATATTATGAGTTGTTTGATAATGATTTATTAACCTTTGATTTTGGTATTACAGGTCGTGATCTCGATAGTTATATTCATGTAATCGAGCCAGCAACTAAGATAGATAGCGACTTATCGGCTTCTGGCATTATCCCTATGGTGTACTTATCAACTATCGTCGGTTTACCTTTTACCGGCTTTAACTTTTTTGCTGAAGGTAATTTTATTAGCTATGACGATCAAACTGTTTATGATGTTCAAGCTGGTGTTAGTTACGAGTTACTGGATAACTTAGCCGTCGATTTAGATTTAACGCTAGGCTATCGCACAGTGAAGTTAGAGTTAAATGACTTAGATGATTTTTATAGTGATTTGACTTTTGATGGTGTCTTTGTTGGTGCAATTTTGCATTTTTAA
- a CDS encoding DUF2333 family protein: MNLNVSSKSLTIGIISVFVFFYGLGVYWSIEPDSIDIHHEVTQAAQAENVAPVVGYTTTTALIKVAETLLNKPGGYLANDALPPSVFLDNMPAWEFGVLEMVRDMALVMRKDFSRSQSQSLVNEHLKAAQPRFNIDHTKWAMPSAESEYSKGIQSLYEYRTDLVSSNSQDKAQFYARADNLRAYIEEVQKRLGSYSHRLSSSVGRDQVNTDLAGDNQAQQSTQGASQLQLKTSWWLIDDVFYEARGAAWALLQLLKAVEIDFDSVLANKNAKISLQQIIRELEASQQTLWSPMVLNGDGFGVLANHSLVMANYISRANAALIDLNELLSKG, translated from the coding sequence ATGAATTTAAATGTATCAAGCAAATCATTAACTATTGGGATAATTAGTGTATTTGTCTTTTTTTATGGCCTTGGTGTTTACTGGAGTATTGAGCCAGACTCTATCGATATTCATCATGAGGTCACTCAAGCTGCGCAGGCGGAAAATGTTGCTCCCGTTGTTGGTTACACAACCACAACGGCATTGATTAAAGTAGCAGAAACCTTATTAAATAAGCCGGGCGGCTACTTAGCCAATGACGCGCTACCACCATCGGTATTTTTAGATAATATGCCAGCATGGGAATTTGGTGTTTTAGAAATGGTTAGGGATATGGCTTTGGTGATGCGTAAAGATTTTAGCCGTTCTCAGTCGCAATCATTAGTTAATGAACATTTAAAAGCAGCACAACCACGTTTTAATATTGATCATACTAAATGGGCAATGCCAAGTGCTGAATCAGAGTACTCAAAAGGTATTCAAAGCTTGTATGAATACCGTACCGATTTAGTTAGCTCAAACAGCCAAGATAAAGCACAGTTTTATGCGCGAGCTGATAATTTAAGAGCCTATATAGAAGAAGTGCAAAAGCGCTTAGGGAGTTATTCTCATCGCTTAAGCTCGAGTGTTGGTCGCGACCAAGTGAATACTGATTTAGCGGGTGATAATCAAGCGCAGCAATCTACACAAGGTGCAAGTCAATTGCAGTTAAAAACCAGTTGGTGGTTAATTGATGATGTTTTTTATGAAGCCAGAGGTGCTGCTTGGGCATTATTGCAATTGCTAAAAGCCGTTGAGATAGATTTTGACAGTGTGTTAGCGAATAAAAATGCCAAAATTAGTTTGCAGCAAATTATTCGCGAGCTTGAAGCAAGCCAGCAAACGCTGTGGAGCCCTATGGTGTTAAATGGTGATGGTTTTGGCGTGTTAGCAAACCATTCGCTTGTTATGGCAAATTATATTTCAAGAGCTAACGCAGCCTTGATAGATTTAAATGAATTATTAAGTAAAGGATAA
- a CDS encoding copper chaperone PCu(A)C: MKKNHIIMQVCFVVLITCLGEGAAKAANNTQLVTVTQGHVRATIPGTTISSAYMTIHNNSEKTVTLHRVSSKISPRVEIHQHSMKAGMMTMQQLDSLTIDGQSQLLLQPGGLHLMIFDVIKPLQVDDTVELTLHFLEQDEVIVQLPVQSIKHNHHH, from the coding sequence ATGAAAAAAAATCATATTATCATGCAAGTTTGTTTTGTTGTTTTAATAACTTGTTTAGGCGAGGGGGCTGCTAAGGCTGCAAACAACACGCAGCTTGTTACTGTAACTCAGGGACATGTGCGCGCAACAATACCCGGAACAACAATATCTTCAGCTTATATGACAATTCATAATAACAGCGAAAAAACAGTGACTTTGCATAGGGTCAGCAGTAAAATTTCACCGCGAGTGGAAATTCATCAGCACAGTATGAAAGCGGGTATGATGACGATGCAACAGCTAGATTCTTTGACTATTGATGGTCAAAGCCAGTTACTTTTGCAGCCAGGCGGATTACATTTGATGATATTTGATGTAATAAAACCTTTGCAAGTTGATGATACTGTTGAATTGACACTGCATTTTTTAGAGCAAGACGAGGTAATTGTGCAATTGCCCGTTCAAAGTATTAAGCACAATCACCACCACTAG